A genomic segment from Acidobacteriota bacterium encodes:
- a CDS encoding ketoacyl-ACP synthase III: MSRYAQIISTGSYLPPVEVPNDVLRERLARVDPELDGFVDKMEARTGIRRRWYAPEDWATSDLALPAAQQALERAGRRPEDVDLILLGTDSPDFITPATSTVLQHKLGAVNAGSFDIGCACASFPTGLATGAGWIAANPSIRTVLVLGVYLMHRLADPEDPMIFFYGDGAGAAVLEPAEEPGFVCAAAQADGSYAHNWGIFAGGTAQPATVQAVELGQTQVRMLERYPPEVNHEGWPRLVRRLAKDGGFALEDVDLFIFTQVRKPSIQTVMDDLGLPVERAHTIMEECGYTGSACLGMAFDDAVGQGKTKPGDLVVFVGSGVGYNQAGAAFRVGAVNGGEGG, encoded by the coding sequence ATGAGTCGCTACGCTCAAATCATCTCCACCGGTAGCTACCTGCCGCCGGTGGAGGTGCCCAACGATGTGCTGCGGGAGCGCTTGGCCCGCGTCGACCCGGAGCTCGACGGTTTCGTCGACAAGATGGAGGCGCGCACCGGCATTCGTCGGCGGTGGTACGCCCCGGAGGATTGGGCCACTTCGGACCTGGCGCTGCCGGCGGCACAGCAAGCCCTGGAGCGCGCTGGCCGCCGGCCCGAGGACGTGGATCTGATCCTCCTCGGCACCGACTCGCCGGACTTCATCACCCCCGCCACCTCGACGGTGCTGCAGCACAAGCTGGGGGCGGTGAACGCCGGCAGCTTCGACATCGGCTGCGCCTGCGCGTCGTTCCCCACCGGTCTGGCGACGGGAGCCGGATGGATCGCTGCCAACCCGAGCATCCGGACCGTCTTGGTGCTCGGCGTCTACCTCATGCATCGCCTCGCCGACCCGGAGGATCCGATGATCTTCTTCTACGGCGACGGCGCCGGGGCGGCGGTGCTGGAGCCGGCGGAGGAGCCCGGCTTCGTCTGCGCCGCAGCCCAGGCGGATGGCTCCTATGCCCACAATTGGGGCATCTTCGCCGGCGGTACGGCGCAGCCCGCCACCGTCCAGGCGGTGGAGCTGGGCCAGACCCAGGTGCGCATGCTCGAACGCTATCCGCCGGAGGTCAATCACGAGGGCTGGCCGCGGCTGGTGCGCCGCCTGGCGAAGGACGGTGGTTTCGCCTTGGAGGACGTCGATCTCTTCATCTTCACCCAGGTGCGCAAGCCGTCGATCCAGACGGTGATGGACGATCTGGGGCTGCCGGTGGAGCGCGCCCACACCATCATGGAGGAGTGCGGCTACACCGGCTCCGCCTGCCTGGGTATGGCCTTCGACGACGCCGTCGGCCAGGGCAAAACCAAGCCCGGCGACCTGGTGGTCTTCGTCGGCTCCGGCGTCGGCTACAACCAGGCGGGGGCGGCGTTCCGGGTCGGGGCGGTCAACGGCGGGGAGGGGGGATGA